One region of Brachyspira hampsonii genomic DNA includes:
- the aroF gene encoding 3-deoxy-7-phosphoheptulonate synthase: MIIVMKPNAKEEHINNITDRLIEAGLGTNKIVGVDCTVIGIVGDTSKVDRELMATLPGVARVLKVQEPFKRANRAFKKEDTIVDVSGVKIGAEKPVIIAGPCSVESEDQVINIAKSVKAAGASILRGGAFKPRTSPYAFQGLALDGLKILKLAREEVGIPIVSEIVSIRHLEEFENTVDMIQIGARNMQNFELLKEVGKLKKPILLKRGLANTMEEWLMSAEYILDKGNSNVVLCERGIRTFETYTRNTFDVSAIPIIKRMSHLPVIGDPSHASGKAWMALPLTLAALAAGADGMIIEVHNDPEHALCDGAQSIKPDTFEEIMASVNMMADTVTKIKERHGGKIYTKN, encoded by the coding sequence ATGATTATTGTAATGAAACCAAATGCTAAAGAAGAACATATTAATAATATAACAGACAGGCTTATAGAAGCAGGACTTGGTACTAATAAGATAGTAGGAGTTGACTGTACTGTTATAGGTATAGTAGGGGATACTTCTAAGGTTGACAGAGAATTAATGGCTACTTTACCAGGTGTTGCAAGAGTTTTAAAAGTTCAGGAACCTTTCAAAAGAGCAAACAGAGCTTTCAAAAAAGAAGACACTATTGTTGATGTGAGCGGGGTAAAAATAGGAGCTGAAAAACCTGTTATAATAGCAGGTCCTTGTTCTGTTGAGAGTGAAGATCAGGTTATTAATATTGCTAAAAGCGTAAAAGCGGCAGGTGCTTCAATACTTAGAGGAGGGGCTTTCAAACCTAGAACTTCGCCTTATGCTTTCCAAGGTCTTGCTTTAGATGGACTTAAAATATTAAAATTGGCTAGAGAAGAGGTCGGCATTCCTATAGTAAGTGAAATTGTATCTATAAGACATTTAGAGGAGTTTGAAAATACAGTTGACATGATTCAGATTGGGGCTAGAAATATGCAGAACTTCGAGCTTTTAAAAGAAGTAGGTAAATTAAAGAAACCTATACTTCTAAAAAGAGGTTTAGCTAATACTATGGAAGAATGGCTTATGAGTGCTGAATATATACTCGATAAAGGAAACAGCAATGTGGTATTATGTGAAAGAGGTATAAGAACTTTTGAAACTTATACTAGAAATACTTTCGATGTTTCTGCAATACCTATAATAAAAAGAATGAGCCATTTGCCTGTAATAGGGGATCCTTCACATGCAAGCGGTAAGGCTTGGATGGCGCTTCCTCTCACTCTAGCTGCTCTAGCTGCCGGTGCTGATGGTATGATAATAGAAGTTCATAATGATCCGGAACATGCTTTATGCGACGGGGCTCAGTCTATAAAACCTGATACTTTTGAAGAGATTATGGCTTCTGTTAATATGATGGCTGATACTGTAACTAAGATAAAAGAGCGTCATGGCGGTAAAATTTATACTAAAAATTAA
- the glgP gene encoding alpha-glucan family phosphorylase, with protein sequence MKLNKYMVSPSVPKELEPLIEITKNFWWCWNQKAITLLRTIDIDNWDKRDHNPIRVLGESLQERFDAMLQDDAAMMNLAEVYDEFKTYMNQETWYNSLDESKKTKNEKIAYFSFEYGLHESLPNYSGGLGILSGDHLKSASDLGLPLVAMGLLYRKGYFRQYLNADGWQQEYDIENDFFNLALEKVLDKNGETMKVDVDLPGRKVYAQIWKANVGRIELYYLDANIEENSVEDRDITAQLYGGNLETRIQQEILLGIGGVKALDKLGIKPTIYHMNEGHSAFLSLERIRQLMENNNLDKETAREVVYSSNIFTTHTPVPAGNDIFPIDMIQKYFTEYVKHINMSMDEFIRLGRINPDDQKESFCMTVLALNLSAENNGVSELHGQVSRNMWKDIWRGVPVNELPIDSITNGIHTLSWISFDMQNLLDRYLGPRWRTKPLEYEIWERVQKIPDAELWRTHERRKERLIDFCRERLKTQITNRGFTKKEIEHAEQILSPEALTIGFARRFATYKRGTLLFKDLERLKKIVSNSERPVQIIFAGKAHPHDNGGKELIRNIAEICRREDFRDHIVFIEDYDINVARYMVQGVDVWLNNPRRPLEASGTSGMKVPPNGGLNFSVLDGWWDEAYDGQNGWAIGNREEYTDLEYQDEVESKALYNVLENEIIPLFYERGRDNIPRQWVAAMKWSMQTVCPVFSTNRMVADYFNKFYNNASKRFFNMTENEFDKAKNLKNWKNDIISKWSKVSFENTISEMPSRNLKVGSKFEVKTIVNLGDIAPDSVRIELYYGKLSMKEDIIDPITVEMKHSSDLGNGRHSFSGTLECTNSGQSGYAIRMYPYHKDLSYKFDMKLIIWS encoded by the coding sequence ATGAAATTAAATAAATATATGGTTTCACCATCGGTACCAAAAGAATTGGAGCCACTTATAGAAATTACTAAAAACTTTTGGTGGTGCTGGAATCAGAAAGCAATAACTTTATTGAGAACGATAGATATTGATAATTGGGATAAAAGAGATCATAACCCTATAAGAGTTTTAGGCGAATCTTTACAAGAGCGTTTTGATGCTATGCTTCAAGATGATGCTGCTATGATGAATTTAGCTGAAGTTTACGATGAGTTTAAAACTTACATGAATCAGGAAACTTGGTATAATAGTTTAGATGAAAGTAAAAAAACTAAAAACGAAAAAATAGCTTATTTTTCTTTTGAATACGGACTTCATGAATCTTTGCCTAACTATTCAGGCGGTCTTGGTATATTATCAGGAGATCACTTAAAATCTGCAAGTGATTTAGGTTTGCCTTTGGTAGCAATGGGACTACTATACAGAAAGGGATATTTCAGACAATATTTAAATGCTGACGGCTGGCAGCAGGAATATGATATAGAAAATGATTTCTTTAACTTAGCTTTAGAAAAAGTTTTAGATAAAAACGGCGAAACTATGAAGGTAGATGTAGATTTACCCGGAAGAAAAGTTTATGCTCAGATATGGAAAGCTAATGTAGGAAGAATTGAACTTTACTATTTGGATGCCAATATAGAAGAAAACAGCGTTGAAGATAGAGATATTACAGCTCAGCTTTACGGCGGTAACTTAGAAACTAGGATACAGCAGGAAATACTTCTTGGTATTGGAGGAGTTAAGGCATTAGATAAATTAGGAATTAAACCTACAATATATCATATGAATGAAGGTCATAGTGCTTTTCTTTCTTTAGAGAGAATAAGACAATTAATGGAAAATAATAATTTAGATAAAGAAACAGCAAGAGAGGTAGTTTACAGTTCTAATATATTTACTACTCACACTCCTGTACCTGCCGGTAATGATATATTCCCTATAGATATGATACAAAAATACTTTACAGAATATGTTAAGCATATCAATATGTCTATGGACGAGTTCATAAGACTAGGAAGAATTAATCCTGATGATCAAAAAGAAAGTTTCTGTATGACAGTGCTTGCTCTTAATTTATCAGCTGAAAATAACGGAGTAAGCGAACTTCATGGACAGGTATCAAGAAATATGTGGAAAGATATATGGAGAGGCGTTCCTGTTAATGAGCTTCCTATAGATTCTATTACTAACGGAATTCACACTTTAAGCTGGATATCTTTTGATATGCAGAACCTACTTGACAGATATTTAGGACCTCGTTGGAGAACTAAACCATTAGAGTATGAAATCTGGGAAAGAGTACAAAAAATACCTGATGCCGAACTTTGGAGAACACATGAAAGAAGAAAAGAGAGACTTATTGACTTCTGCCGTGAAAGATTAAAAACTCAGATTACAAACAGAGGCTTCACAAAAAAAGAAATAGAACATGCTGAACAAATACTTTCTCCTGAAGCTTTAACTATAGGTTTTGCAAGGAGATTTGCCACTTACAAAAGAGGAACATTACTTTTCAAAGATTTAGAAAGATTAAAGAAAATTGTTTCTAATTCTGAAAGACCTGTACAAATAATATTTGCCGGTAAAGCTCACCCGCATGATAATGGCGGTAAAGAATTAATAAGAAATATTGCAGAAATCTGCAGAAGAGAAGATTTCAGAGATCATATAGTATTTATAGAAGATTATGATATAAATGTAGCCAGATATATGGTTCAAGGTGTAGATGTATGGCTTAACAACCCTAGAAGACCTTTAGAGGCAAGCGGTACAAGCGGCATGAAAGTTCCGCCAAACGGAGGATTAAACTTCAGCGTATTAGACGGATGGTGGGATGAAGCTTATGACGGACAAAATGGCTGGGCTATAGGTAACAGAGAAGAATATACAGATTTAGAATATCAAGATGAAGTTGAAAGCAAAGCTCTTTATAATGTATTGGAAAATGAGATAATACCTCTATTCTATGAAAGAGGAAGAGACAATATACCTAGACAATGGGTTGCTGCTATGAAATGGAGTATGCAGACTGTTTGTCCTGTATTCTCTACAAATAGAATGGTTGCTGATTACTTTAACAAATTCTACAATAATGCAAGTAAAAGATTCTTCAATATGACAGAAAATGAATTTGATAAAGCTAAAAATCTAAAAAATTGGAAAAATGATATTATTTCAAAATGGTCTAAAGTTTCATTTGAAAATACAATTTCTGAAATGCCTTCAAGAAACTTAAAAGTTGGAAGTAAATTTGAAGTTAAAACTATAGTTAATCTTGGAGATATAGCTCCTGACTCTGTAAGAATAGAACTTTATTATGGTAAGTTAAGTATGAAAGAAGATATCATAGATCCTATTACAGTTGAAATGAAACATTCTTCTGATTTAGGAAACGGAAGACATTCTTTCTCAGGTACTTTAGAATGTACTAATAGCGGACAAAGCGGTTATGCTATAAGAATGTATCCATATCATAAGGACTTAAGTTATAAATTTGATATGAAACTTATAATATGGAGTTAA